In Nymphaea colorata isolate Beijing-Zhang1983 chromosome 3, ASM883128v2, whole genome shotgun sequence, a genomic segment contains:
- the LOC116250067 gene encoding serine/threonine-protein kinase STY13-like isoform X1 has protein sequence MMDQPTVFSDEFDLDSRWLVDPKLLFVGPKIGEGAHAKVYEGKYKNQNVAIKVFHKGETPEEIAKRGSRFAREVSMLTRVQHKNLVKFIGACKEPVMVVVTELLLGGSLRKYLLSLRPRPLDIRVAVGFALDIAQAMECLHSHGIIHRDLKPENLLLTADQKTVKLVDFGLAREETLTEMMTAETGTYRWMAPELYSTVTLRHGEKKHYNHKVDAYSFAIVLWELLHNRTPFEGMSNLQAAYAAAFKNVRPSADNLPKEMAILLTSCWQEDPNSRPNFGQIVKMLQEFLYTISPPIPAVPLRMFSTDNAVMPPESPGTSSLMAARDDLAETPETKLASKSRGFFFCFSRCCR, from the exons ATGATGGATCAACCAACAGTGTTCAGTGATGAATTCGATTTGGATTCACGGTGGCTTGTTGATCCCAAACTCTTATTCGTCGGTCCAAAGATCGGAGAAGGTGCACATGCCAAAGTGTACGAGGGAAA ATACAAAAACCAGAACGTTGCTATCAAAGTTTTTCACAAGGGAGAAACACCTGAGGAAATTGCAAAGAGGGGGTCTCGGTTTGCGAGAGAGGTTTCCATGCTTACCAGGGTGCAGCACAAGAATTTGGTGAAG TTTATTGGGGCCTGTAAAGAGCCTGTGATGGTTGTTGTGACTGAGCTTTTGCTTGGTGGTTCATTGCGCAAGTATTTGTTAAGTCTGCGACCAAGACCCTTGGATATACGTGTGGCTGTGGGGTTTGCTTTGGATATTGCTCAAGCAATGGAGTGCTTACATTCACATGGAATCATTCATCGTGACCTCAAGCCTG AAAACTTGCTGTTAACAGCGGACCAAAAAACTGTAAAGCTTGTAGACTTTGGTTTAGCAAGGGAGGAGACTTTAACAGAAATGATGACAGCAGAGACAGGAACATATCGATGGATGGCCCCTGAA TTGTACAGCACGGTTACATTAAGGcatggagaaaaaaaacacTACAATCACAAAGTCGATGCTTACAGCTTTGCAATAGTACTGTGGGAGCTTTTGCACAATCGGACACCATTTGAAGGCATGTCAAATTTGCAAGCAGCATATGCTGCTGCATTCAAA AATGTTAGGCCTAGTGCAGACAACCTTCCCAAGGAGATGGCTATTCTTTTGACTTCATGCTGGCAAGAGGACCCCAATTCCCGACCCAACTTCGGTCAAATTGTTAAAATGCTTCAAGAATTTCTGTATACTATCTCACCTCCAATTCCTGCAGTTCCTCTTCGCATGTTTTCCACTGATAATGCAGTGATGCCCCCAGAATCTCCTGGAACTAGCTCCTTGATGGCTGCACGGGATGATCTAGCCGAAACACCTGAAACCAAGTTGGCTAGTAAATCACGAGGGTTTTTCTTCTGCTTCAGCCGTTGCTGTAGATAG
- the LOC116250067 gene encoding serine/threonine-protein kinase STY13-like isoform X2: MMDQPTVFSDEFDLDSRWLVDPKLLFVGPKIGEGAHAKVYEGKYKNQNVAIKVFHKGETPEEIAKRGSRFAREVSMLTRVQHKNLVKFIGACKEPVMVVVTELLLGGSLRKYLLSLRPRPLDIRVAVGFALDIAQAMECLHSHGIIHRDLKPENLLLTADQKTVKLVDFGLAREETLTEMMTAETGTYRWMAPELYSTVTLRHGEKKHYNHKVDAYSFAIVLWELLHNRTPFEGMSNLQAAYAAAFKNVRPSADNLPKEMAILLTSCWQEDPNSRPNFGQIVKMLQEFLISWN; this comes from the exons ATGATGGATCAACCAACAGTGTTCAGTGATGAATTCGATTTGGATTCACGGTGGCTTGTTGATCCCAAACTCTTATTCGTCGGTCCAAAGATCGGAGAAGGTGCACATGCCAAAGTGTACGAGGGAAA ATACAAAAACCAGAACGTTGCTATCAAAGTTTTTCACAAGGGAGAAACACCTGAGGAAATTGCAAAGAGGGGGTCTCGGTTTGCGAGAGAGGTTTCCATGCTTACCAGGGTGCAGCACAAGAATTTGGTGAAG TTTATTGGGGCCTGTAAAGAGCCTGTGATGGTTGTTGTGACTGAGCTTTTGCTTGGTGGTTCATTGCGCAAGTATTTGTTAAGTCTGCGACCAAGACCCTTGGATATACGTGTGGCTGTGGGGTTTGCTTTGGATATTGCTCAAGCAATGGAGTGCTTACATTCACATGGAATCATTCATCGTGACCTCAAGCCTG AAAACTTGCTGTTAACAGCGGACCAAAAAACTGTAAAGCTTGTAGACTTTGGTTTAGCAAGGGAGGAGACTTTAACAGAAATGATGACAGCAGAGACAGGAACATATCGATGGATGGCCCCTGAA TTGTACAGCACGGTTACATTAAGGcatggagaaaaaaaacacTACAATCACAAAGTCGATGCTTACAGCTTTGCAATAGTACTGTGGGAGCTTTTGCACAATCGGACACCATTTGAAGGCATGTCAAATTTGCAAGCAGCATATGCTGCTGCATTCAAA AATGTTAGGCCTAGTGCAGACAACCTTCCCAAGGAGATGGCTATTCTTTTGACTTCATGCTGGCAAGAGGACCCCAATTCCCGACCCAACTTCGGTCAAATTGTTAAAATGCTTCAAGAATTTCT AATCTCCTGGAACTAG
- the LOC116250067 gene encoding serine/threonine-protein kinase STY13-like isoform X3, translated as MMDQPTVFSDEFDLDSRWLVDPKLLFVGPKIGEGAHAKVYEGKYKNQNVAIKVFHKGETPEEIAKRGSRFAREVSMLTRVQHKNLVKFIGACKEPVMVVVTELLLGGSLRKYLLSLRPRPLDIRVAVGFALDIAQAMECLHSHGIIHRDLKPENLLLTADQKTVKLVDFGLAREETLTEMMTAETGTYRWMAPELYSTVTLRHGEKKHYNHKVDAYSFAIVLWELLHNRTPFEEC; from the exons ATGATGGATCAACCAACAGTGTTCAGTGATGAATTCGATTTGGATTCACGGTGGCTTGTTGATCCCAAACTCTTATTCGTCGGTCCAAAGATCGGAGAAGGTGCACATGCCAAAGTGTACGAGGGAAA ATACAAAAACCAGAACGTTGCTATCAAAGTTTTTCACAAGGGAGAAACACCTGAGGAAATTGCAAAGAGGGGGTCTCGGTTTGCGAGAGAGGTTTCCATGCTTACCAGGGTGCAGCACAAGAATTTGGTGAAG TTTATTGGGGCCTGTAAAGAGCCTGTGATGGTTGTTGTGACTGAGCTTTTGCTTGGTGGTTCATTGCGCAAGTATTTGTTAAGTCTGCGACCAAGACCCTTGGATATACGTGTGGCTGTGGGGTTTGCTTTGGATATTGCTCAAGCAATGGAGTGCTTACATTCACATGGAATCATTCATCGTGACCTCAAGCCTG AAAACTTGCTGTTAACAGCGGACCAAAAAACTGTAAAGCTTGTAGACTTTGGTTTAGCAAGGGAGGAGACTTTAACAGAAATGATGACAGCAGAGACAGGAACATATCGATGGATGGCCCCTGAA TTGTACAGCACGGTTACATTAAGGcatggagaaaaaaaacacTACAATCACAAAGTCGATGCTTACAGCTTTGCAATAGTACTGTGGGAGCTTTTGCACAATCGGACACCATTTGAAG AATGTTAG